A stretch of the Zonotrichia albicollis isolate bZonAlb1 chromosome 31, bZonAlb1.hap1, whole genome shotgun sequence genome encodes the following:
- the LOC141725759 gene encoding uncharacterized protein LOC141725759 has product MMMLLKSPVCLYRELVDFTEEFICTPYGINEAWYHRNGKSVEKPPTSLSRALAAYRSTPWTTWFHVRMVAEKWQESVDWIVDIWAEQATKATKLRNTCRAIVTELTDKVATNTARARELQDRAARDGTAQENMVELGQALGREEGAEVVAGHGAQVRREARVAASLATRASRRRQQLEAALGLLERLVAACHEATAFPRELQRRVGDIKASLKGTNEASSDVPEDLVAKVAVAERLWEANARLAKDHVEATHHYIYMFYICDEPVSLSGCGVAKRCQRAIEDIPRFLRPRQHPQGIPKVSPVSMEPQELSPALLQPQVTVVAILGELLDTLPRVDEEMLVFMSPGCLYWVLEEFTNDLRITLYRMDDTWWRQNVTSNGHDPLTSNDDCPVTSLSWALAAYRSAPGTSRDDVTMVAREWHRSVSVLVDSWAELARKATELRNTCRDLATDAADREASRTRRARELQDEAARDGTAQENSGELGQAQGGVERAEVSGQEAKAREQAMMAASRAARATMVRQWVDAALGLLERLVAACDEATAFPRELQRRVGDIKAALGGTNETSPDVPEDLVAKVAEAERLWEANARLAKDHLVGTLQDVIGFYFTGGPTRICRVAERCQRAIEDIPRLLQVPQCPQSVPKMPPVSMELQEVRCRGRGDERGTEGKLGGLGTVGDGERGTG; this is encoded by the exons ATGATGATGCTGCTCAAGTCCCCAGTGTGCCTGTACAGAGAACTGGTGGACTTCACCGAAGAGTTCATCTGCACCCCCTATGGCATTAATGAGGCCTGGTACCACCGCAATGGCAAATCTGTGGAGAAACCTCCCACGTCCCTGAGCCGGGCCCTGGCTGCCTACAGGAGCACCCCATGGACCACCTGGTTCCATGTGAGAATGGTGGCCGAGAAGTGGCAGGAGTCGGTGGATTGGATTGTTGACATCTGGGCTGAGCAGGCCACAAAGGCCACCAAGCTCCGCAACACCTGCAGGGCGATCGTCACTGAGCTGACTGACAAGGTGGCCACCAACACCGCCcgggccagggagctgcaggacagggctgcccgtgatgggacagctcaggaaaacatggtggagctgggtcaggccctgggcagggaggagggggccGAGGTGGTGGCCGGGCATGGAGCCCAGGTGAGGAGAGAGGCCAGGGTGGCTGCCAGCTTGGCCACTAGGGCAAGCAGGAGGAGACAGCAGCTGGAGgcggccctggggctgctggagcgctTGGTGGCTGCATGTCACGAAGCCACCGCGTTCCCCCGGGAGCTGCAGCGCAGGGTTGGGGACATCAAGGCCAGCCTGAAGGGGACAAATGAGGCATCATCTGATGTCCCTGAGGACTTGGTGGCCAAGGTGGCCGTGGCTGAGCGGCTGTGGGAGGCCAACGCCCGCCTGGCCAAGGATCACGTGGAGGCGACGCATCACTACATATACATGTTCTATATCTGTGATGAACCCGTCAGCCTCAGTGGCTGTGGGGTGGCCAAGCGGTGCCAAAGAGCCATCGAGGACATCCCGAGGTTCCTTCGACCCCGACAGCATCCCCAAGGtatccccaaggtgtcccctgTGAGCATGGAGCCCCAAGAG ctgtccccggcCCTGCTACAGCCACAGGTCACCGTGGTGGCCATCCTGGGAGAGCTACTGGACACCCTGCCCAGGGTTGATGAAGAGATGCTGGTGTTCATGTCCCCAGGGTGCCTTTACTGGGTCCTGGAGGAATTCACCAATGATCTCCGGATCACCCTGTACCGCATGGATGACACCTGGTGGCGTCAAAATGTCACCTCTAATGGTCATGATCCTCTCACCTCCAATGATGATTGCCCTGTCACCTCcctgagctgggccctggccgcCTACAGGAGCGCCCCAGGGACCAGCCGAGACGACGTGACAATGGTGGCCAGGGAGTGGCACCGGTCGGTGTCTGTGCTTGTGGACAGCTGGGCCGAGCTGGCCAGGAAGGCCACCGAGCTCCGCAACACCTGCAGGGATTTGGCAACTGACGCAGCCGACAGGGAGGCCTCCCGCACCAGGcgggccagggagctgcaggacgaGGCTGCCCGTGAtgggacagctcaggaaaaCAGCGGGGAGCTGGGTCAGGCCCAGGGTGGGGTGGAGAGGGCCGAGGTGTCAGGGCAGGAAGCCAAGGCAAGGGAACAGGCCATGAtggcagccagcagggcagcaaGGGCCACCATGGTGAGACAGTGGGTGGATgcggccctggggctgctggagcgctTGGTGGCCGCGTGTGACGAAGCCACCGCGTTCCCACGGGAGCTGCAGCGCAGGGTTGGGGACATCAAGGCTGCCCTGGGGGGGACAAATGAGACGTCCCCCGATGTCCCCGAGGACTTGGTGGCCAAGGTGGCCGAGGCCGAGCGGCTGTGGGAGGCCAACGCCCGCCTGGCCAAGGATCACCTGGTGGGGACACTTCAGGACGTCATCGGCTTCTATTTCACTGGTGGTCCCACCAGAATCTGTCGGGTGGCTGAGCGGTGCCAAAGAGCGATTGAGGACATCCCAAGGCTCCTTCaagtcccacagtgtccccagagtgtACCCAAGATGCCCCCAGTAAGCATGGAGCTCCAAGAGGTGCGATGCAGGGGGAGGGGGGATGagagggggacagaggggaaacttgggggcctggggacagtgggggatGGTGAAAGGGGCACTGGGTga
- the LOC141725758 gene encoding uncharacterized protein LOC141725758 gives MIGFYFNGDPASPSACGVAERCQRAIEDIPRFLRPLERPQGVPRVFPVSMELQELSPALLQPQVTMVAILGELLGTLPRRDKMKLMSAVDLYWGLMKFTKDLWLNLYCTDDTWWHCNVTSNGDDPPASLSWALAAYKSNPWTIWDNVTVAASKWQRLVAALVNSWARLARTATKLHNTCIEAAAEAVDRAATATAWARDEQSRAATYGIAQENMEELGQALDGEEGAEEEHTYKAQKRREARAAASEATRATMERQRVEAALGLLERLVAACDEATAFPRELQRRVGDIEAALKWTNEGSPNVPEDLVAKVAVAEWLWEANARLAKDHLLRTIQDIIKFLCTGGRPSPSACEVAKRCQRAIEDIPRLLRPPGSPWSIPELSPMSMELQELFPALLQPQITVVATVGELLATLPRWDEEMMMLLESPRCLYSDLVDITESSYFLNSTHAAWYHHNNPSEEEPPTSLSQTLAAYRSTPWTTWLHVRMAARDWQEQVDCLVDSWDELATKATELCNTFRVTVTEVTDMVAAATARARELQDEAAHYWTAQENMGELGQALGREEGAEVVAGHGARVRREAMVAASEATRATMVRERVETALGLLERLVAACDEATVFPRELQRRVGDIKATLKGTNEAFPDVPEDLLTKVAVAERLWEANARLAKNHLEGTLDYIYRFYINGEPISPSACGVAERSQRAIEDIPRLLRPPEHPQGVPKLPSVTMEFQELFPALLQPQVTVVATLGELLPTLPRRDEEMLPVSAVSLYWDLVDFAESLWITLYCIEGTWWHRNITHNDGDPPTSLSQALAAYVNTRWTSWDDVTMAAGKWQWSVDEHVNSWAQLSWKATKLHKNCWEVAIEVANRAATASARARELQDEAAHYGTAQENMVELGLALGREEGAEVVAGHGAQVRREARVAASEATRATMVRERMEAALGLLERLVAACDEATAFPRELQRRVGDIEAALKWTNEGFFDIPEELVAKVAEAEQLWEANARLAKDHLLGAVPDIIKFYFSGGPASPSACGEAEQCQRATEDIPRLLQTPESPQLSPSEHGAPRGVMGGGQRGH, from the exons ATGATTGGCTTCTATTTCAATGGTGatcctgccagccccagtgcctgTGGGGTGGCCGAGCGGTGCCAAAGAGCCATCGAGGACATCCCAAGGTTCCTTCGACCTCTAGAgcgtccccaaggtgtccccagagtgTTCCCAGTGAGCATGGAGCTCCAAGAG ctgtccccggccctgctgcagccacaggtcacCATGGTGGCCATCCTGGGTGAGCTGTTGGGCACTCTGCCCAGGAGGGACAAGATGAAGCTCATGTCCGCAGTGGACCTGTACTGGGGCCTGATGAAGTTCACCAAGGACCTCTGGCTCAACCTGTACTGCACTGATGACACCTGGTGGCACTGCAATGTCACCTCCAATGGTGACGATCCTCCTGCCTCcctgagctgggccctggccgcCTACAAGAGTAACCCATGGACCATCTGGGACAATGTGACAGTGGCAGCCAGCAAGTGGCAGCGGTTGGTGGCCGCGCTTGTGAACAGCTGGGCCCGGCTGGCCAGGACAGCCACCAAGCTCCACAACACCTGCATAGAGGCGGCTGCTGAGGCGGTTGACAGGGCGGCCACTGCCACTGCCTGGGCCAGggatgagcagagcagggctgccacTTATGGGATAGCTCAGGAAAACATGGAGGAGCTGGGTCAGGCCCTGGATGGGGAGGAGGGGGCCGAGGAGGAGCACACCTATAAAGCCCAGAAGAGGAGAGAGGCCAGGGCGGCTGCCAGCGAGGCCACAAGGGCCACCATGGAGAGACAGCGGGTggaggcagccctggggctgctggagcgctTGGTGGCTGCGTGTGACGAAGCCACTGCGTTCCCCCGGGAGCTGCAGCgcagggttggggacattgaggCCGCCCTGAAATGGACAAATGAGgggtcccccaatgtccccgaggACTTGGTAGCCAAGGTGGCTGTGGCTGAGTGGCTGTGGGAGGCCAATGCCCGCCTGGCCAAGGATCACCTGCTGAGGACAATTCAAGACATCATCAAATTCTTGTGCACTGGTGGTcgccccagccccagtgcctgtGAGGTGGCCAAGCGGTGCCAAAGAGCCATCGAGGACATCCCAAGGCTCCTTCGACCCCCTGGGtccccctggagcatccccgAGTTATCCCCAATGAGCATGGAGCTCCAAGAG ctgttcccggccctgctgcagccacagatcACCGTGGTGGCCACCGTGGGTGAGCTGCTGGCCACCCTGCCCAGGTGGGACGAGGAGATGATGATGCTGCTTGAGTCCCCTAGGTGCCTGTACAGTGACCTGGTGGACATCACGGAGTCCAGCTATTTCCTGAACTCCACTCATGCCGCCTGGTACCACCACAATAATCCCTCTGAGGAAGAACCTCCGACCTCCCTGAGCCAGACCCTGGCCGCCTACAGGAGCACCCCATGGACCACCTGGCTCCATGTGAGAATGGCAGCCAGGGATTGGCAGGAGCAGGTGGATTGTCTTGTTGACAGCTGGGATGAGCTGGCCACGAAGGCCACCGAGCTCTGTAACACCTTCAGGGTGACGGTCACTGAGGTGACTGACATGGTGGCCGCCGCCACCGCCCgggccagagagctgcaggatgAGGCTGCCCATTATTGGACAGCTCAGGAAAACATGGGGGAGCTGGGtcaggccctgggcagggaggagggtgCCGAGGTGGTGGCCGGGCATGGAGCCCGGGTGAGGAGAGAGGCCATGGTGGCCGCCAGTGAGGCAACAAGGGCCACCATGGTGAGAGAGCGGGTGGAgacagctctggggctgctggagcgctTGGTGGCCGCCTGTGATGAAGCCACCGTATTCCCCCGGGAGCTGCAGCGCAGAGTTGGGGACATCAAGGCCACCCTGAAGGGGACAAATGAAGCATTCCCCGATGTCCCCGAGGACTTGCTGACCAAGGTGGCCGTGGCCGAGCGGCTGTGGGAGGCCAACGCTCGCCTGGCCAAGAATCACCTGGAGGGGACACTTGACTACATATACAGGTTCTATATCAATGGTGAACCCATCAGTCCCAGTGCGTGTGGGGTGGCCGAGCGGAGCCAAAGAGCCATCGAGGACATCCCAAGGCTCCTTCGAcccccagagcatccccaaGGTGTCCCGAAGTTGCCCTCAGTGACCATGGAGTTCCAAGAG CTGTTcccggccctgctgcagccacaggtcacTGTGGTGGCCACCCTGGGTgagctgctgcccaccctgcccaggcGGGACGAGGAGATGCTGCCCGTGTCTGCAGTGAGCCTGTACTGGGACCTGGTGGACTTTGCTGAGAGCCTCTGGATCACCCTGTACTGCATTGAAGGCACCTGGTGGCACCGCAATATCACCCACAATGATGGTGACCCTCCCACCTCCCTGAGCCAGGCCCTGGCTGCCTATGTCAACACCAGATGGACCAGCTGGGACGATGTGACAATGGCAGCCGGGAAGTGGCAGTGGTCAGTGGATGAGCATGTGAACAGCTGGGCCCAGCTGTCCTGGAAGGCGACCAAGCTCCACAAAAACTGCTGGGAGGTGGCAATTGAGGTGGCCAACAGGGCGGCCACTGCCTCCGCCcgggccagggagctgcaggatgagGCTGCCCATTAtgggacagctcaggaaaaCATGGTGGAGCTGGGtctggccctgggcagggaggagggggccGAGGTGGTGGCTGGGCATGGAGCCCAGGTGAGGAGAGAGGCCAGGGTGGCTGCCAGCGAGGCAACAAGGGCCACCATGGTGAGAGAGCGGATGGAGgcggccctggggctgctggagcgctTGGTGGCCGCGTGTGACGAAGCCACCGCGTTCCCCCGGGAGCTGCAGCGCAGGGTTGGGGACATCGAGGCTGCCCTGAAGTGGACAAATGAGGGATTCTTTGATATCCCTGAGGAATTGGTGGCCAAGGTGGCCGAGGCcgagcagctgtgggaggccaACGCCCGCCTGGCCAAGGATCACCTGCTGGGGGCAGTTCCAGACATCATCAAGTTCTATTTCTCTGGTGGTCCCGCCAGCCCCAGTGCCTGTGGGGAGGCTGAGCAGTGCCAAAGAGCCACCGAGGACATCCCAAGGCTCCTTCAAACCCCAGAGAGTCCCCAGCTTTCCCCCAGTGAGCATGGAGCCCCAAGAGGTGTGATGGGTGGGGGACAAAGGGGACACTAG